The following coding sequences lie in one Rutidosis leptorrhynchoides isolate AG116_Rl617_1_P2 chromosome 4, CSIRO_AGI_Rlap_v1, whole genome shotgun sequence genomic window:
- the LOC139904252 gene encoding serine/threonine protein phosphatase 2A 57 kDa regulatory subunit B' kappa isoform-like codes for MSIFVPESPGLLLASNSTIPTMLKQILAKLPLKSSKSNSNYSDGSNATPDLGNNGSFTNTCNVISSRLNVVKKMSSSIFPTSNGDNTIQPHLAFKDVLNSEKSKLFISKLHLCSIIYDFNDHDKDNIEKDLKRQVLVEILDFLASESIKLGENIMSAICKMCGDNLFREFPPKYSNPNSPRGETDDDDPWFDPAWSHLQLVYEILLRFVSINSLDPKIAKQYIDHAFLLRLLNLFDSEDPRERECLKSVLHRIYGKFMVHRPFIRMSVSNIIYRFVFETEKHNGVAELLEIFGSVISGFALPLKKEHKMFLSRVLIPLHKPKSIGNYHQQLTYCIVQFIEKEPKLMTVVISGLLKYWPVTSSQKQLMFLSELEELLELIRTDEFEKVMVPLFTRISYCLESYHFQVAERSHFLWNNEHIKHLIMCNRQVILPIVFSSLQYNSKNHWNRTVLNLTQNVMKMFNEVDEALVLSCQSKFEEDKSATTVVAERRQLTWDRLENVAGGGSFQPVVGSVSVLENTATATATATCAVSC; via the exons ATGTCCATTTTTGTGCCAGAAAGCCCAg GCTTATTATTGGCTTCAAATTCGACTATTCCGACTATGCTTAAGCAAATTCTTGCGAAACTCCCCCTTAAATCATCGAAATCCAATTCAAATTATTCAGATGGAAGCAATGCAACCCCTGATTTGGGCAACAATGGCAGCTTCACTAACACTTGTAACGTTATTTCAAGTCGATTAAACGTTGTAAAAAAGATGTCCTCATCTATTTTCCCTACATCAAATGGCGATAATACGATCCAACCTCATCTTGCATTTAAAGATGTCCTTAATTCAGAAAAATCGAAACTTTTTATCAGTAAGTTACATCTTTGCTCGATCATATACGATTTCAATGATCATGACAAAGATAACATTGAGAAAGATCTAAAACGTCAAGTTTTAGTCGAGATTCTTGATTTTCTAGCTTCTGAATCTATAAAGCTCGGCGAAAATATCATGTCAGCGATCTGTAAAATGTGTGGTGACAATCTTTTTCGTGAGTTCCCTCCAAAATACTCCAATCCCAATTCGCCACGTGGCGAAACAGACGACGACGACCCATGGTTTGATCCTGCGTGGTCACATTTGCAACTTGTTTATGAAATACTCCTCCGATTCGTTAGTATTAATTCTCTTGATCCAAAAATTGCTAAACAATATATTGATCACGCGTTCTTGTTAAGATTACTCAATCTCTTCGATTCAGAGGACCCAAGAGAACGTGAATGTTTAAAGTCAGTTTTACATAGAATTTATGGCAAATTCATGGTTCATAGACCTTTTATTCGAATGTCTGTCAGCAATATTATCTACCGGTTTGTTTTTGAAACCGAAAAACACAACGGGGTTGCCGAATTATTGGAGATTTTTGGTAGTGTGATTAGTGGATTCGCGTTGCCCTTAAAAAAAGAACACAAGATGTTTTTGTCACGTGTTTTGATTCCTCTTCATAAACCGAAATCCATTGGTAATTATCATCAGCAGCTAACGTACTGCATAGTTCAGTTTATAGAGAAGGAACCAAAACTTATGACTGTTGTTATCAGTGGGCTGTTAAAATATTGGCCCGTAACAAGTAGTCAGAAGCAGTTAATGTTCTTAAGTGAGTTGGAAGAGTTGCTCGAGTTGATTCGTACAGATGAGTTTGAGAAAGTTATGGTTCCGTTGTTTACCCGTATTAGTTATTGTCTCGAGAGCTACCATTTTCAG GTGGCAGAACGATCACACTTCTTATGGAACAACGAACACATAAAACATCTAATAATGTGTAACCGACAAGTAATTTTGCCAATAGTCTTCTCGTCATTACAATACAACTCAAAGAATCATTGGAATCGGACAGTGCTCAACCTAACACAAAATGTGATGAAGATGTTTAACGAGGTAGACGAGGCGTTGGTGCTCTCATGCCAAAGTAAGTTCGAGGAAGACAAATCAGCCACTACCGTGGTGGCTGAGAGGCGGCAACTGACATGGGACCGCCTCGAGAACGTTGCTGGCGGTGGCAGTTTCCAACCTGTAGTTGGAAGTGTTTCGGTTTTAGAGAACACTGCCACTGCCACCGCCACCGCCACGTGTGCTGTTTCTTGTTAA